In Pseudomonadota bacterium, a single window of DNA contains:
- a CDS encoding peptidoglycan DD-metalloendopeptidase family protein, whose product MTKRRIILWLAAVLVFTELSGCAGEQWRNRERDSYTVRAGDTVYGIAWRYGLDYRELARWNRLGGGYSIFPGQVLVLRRPPGSTVASTAKTRPPARGREKSPLPGKPPPAAATPEWIWPVKGRILSSFGAVGAIGKGLDIAGTDRAPVKAAAAGHVVYSGSGLIGYGQLIIIKHNNTFLSAYGYNSELLVSQGDKVSKGQQIARMGKGPGKRPMLHFEIRIDGKPVDPTRYLPTR is encoded by the coding sequence ATGACAAAACGACGGATCATCCTCTGGTTGGCCGCCGTGCTGGTTTTTACGGAGTTGTCAGGCTGTGCCGGCGAGCAATGGCGAAACCGTGAGCGGGACAGTTACACGGTCCGTGCCGGCGACACGGTTTACGGGATCGCCTGGCGGTACGGGCTGGATTACCGTGAACTGGCGCGCTGGAACCGCCTTGGCGGTGGCTATAGCATATTTCCGGGGCAGGTCCTGGTTCTCAGGCGGCCTCCGGGCAGTACGGTAGCCAGCACGGCAAAAACGCGGCCGCCGGCGCGCGGACGGGAAAAATCCCCGCTACCCGGGAAGCCGCCGCCGGCAGCTGCCACACCGGAGTGGATATGGCCCGTCAAAGGCAGGATTCTGTCCAGTTTTGGCGCCGTCGGTGCAATCGGCAAGGGGCTCGATATCGCCGGCACGGATCGTGCGCCAGTGAAAGCGGCCGCTGCGGGGCATGTGGTCTACTCAGGCAGTGGACTTATAGGATACGGCCAGCTTATTATCATCAAACATAACAACACCTTTCTCAGCGCATACGGATATAACTCCGAGTTGCTCGTTTCACAGGGCGACAAAGTCAGCAAGGGACAGCAAATTGCCCGCATGGGGAAAGGCCCAGGCAAGCGCCCGATGCTGCATTTCGAGATTCGGATCGATGGCAAACCGGTCGATCCGACCAGATACTTGCCAACTCGATAG
- a CDS encoding DedA family protein — MRLFGPIYDRVLRWSRHDSAPWYLAGLSFAESSFFPVPPDVMLAPMSLARPDRALRFALITSLASVAGGLAGYAIGFYALDLAEPLLRDLGYWDNYQTVRDWFEQWGFWAVLIAGFSPIPYKLFTIAAGATGMPLAGFVMASVAGRSSRFFLVAGLIRWGGPAMERRLRRHIDTIGWTCVALVVAAFFYFR; from the coding sequence GTGAGGCTGTTTGGGCCGATTTATGATCGCGTCCTCCGCTGGTCGCGCCACGATTCCGCGCCGTGGTACCTGGCCGGTCTGAGTTTCGCCGAGTCTTCTTTTTTCCCGGTACCGCCCGATGTGATGCTTGCGCCGATGAGTCTGGCGCGGCCGGATCGTGCGCTGCGTTTCGCACTGATCACCTCATTGGCGTCGGTGGCCGGCGGCCTGGCCGGTTATGCGATCGGTTTTTACGCGCTGGACCTGGCGGAACCGCTGCTGCGGGATCTGGGGTACTGGGATAATTATCAGACGGTGCGTGACTGGTTTGAACAATGGGGGTTCTGGGCAGTCTTGATAGCGGGGTTTTCGCCGATTCCCTATAAGCTTTTTACGATTGCCGCCGGGGCAACGGGAATGCCGCTGGCCGGTTTTGTCATGGCATCGGTGGCTGGCCGCAGCAGCCGGTTTTTTCTGGTCGCCGGTCTGATCCGCTGGGGTGGGCCAGCGATGGAACGCCGCCTGCGACGACACATTGATACCATCGGATGGACCTGCGTGGCACTGGTGGTAGCGGCGTTTTTTTATTTTCGATGA
- a CDS encoding protein-L-isoaspartate(D-aspartate) O-methyltransferase, protein MTSARTRDRLIKRLQAGGIANTEVLERIRNVPRHLFVDEALASRAYEDTALPIGHSQTISQPYVVARMTEALLSGGPLQKILEVGTGCGYQTAVLAPLVGQIYSIERLAPLLQRARQTLFELGIKNVRFKHGDGWHGWLEEAPFDGILVAAAPASIPQDLIDQLAIDGRLIIPVGGRGGQELLQLTRRNDGKVERQSLGLVSFVPLLEGKIR, encoded by the coding sequence ATGACCTCGGCGCGGACCAGGGACCGGTTGATCAAACGGCTGCAGGCCGGCGGGATTGCCAATACCGAAGTCCTCGAAAGAATACGCAATGTACCGCGGCATCTGTTTGTCGACGAGGCGCTCGCCAGCCGCGCATACGAAGATACCGCACTACCCATAGGCCACAGCCAGACGATTTCACAACCTTATGTGGTCGCGCGCATGACCGAGGCGCTGCTAAGCGGCGGGCCGTTGCAGAAAATTCTTGAGGTGGGCACCGGTTGTGGCTACCAGACCGCGGTCCTGGCACCGCTGGTCGGTCAGATTTACAGCATTGAAAGGCTCGCGCCCCTGTTGCAAAGAGCACGGCAAACCTTGTTTGAGCTGGGCATCAAAAACGTCCGCTTCAAGCACGGCGATGGTTGGCATGGATGGCTGGAGGAGGCGCCGTTCGATGGAATCCTGGTTGCGGCGGCGCCCGCATCCATTCCACAGGACCTGATAGACCAACTGGCGATCGATGGACGCCTGATCATCCCGGTCGGCGGTCGGGGTGGGCAGGAGTTGCTGCAGTTGACTCGGCGCAACGATGGCAAGGTCGAAAGACAGTCGCTGGGCCTGGTGAGCTTCGTGCCCTTGCTGGAAGGTAAGATTCGGTGA
- the surE gene encoding 5'/3'-nucleotidase SurE — protein MNILLSNDDGYLAPGLRCLAEAIADLAEITIVAPDRNRSGASNSLTLDMPLRVHQAGPGVFYVEGTPTDCVHLAITGLLDTEPDMVISGINDGANLGDDVLYSGTVAAAMEGRFLGLPTMALSLVGGGSRLFETAARVARDLLIRLTEKPLPADTILNINVPDLAYEKISSSVVTRLGYRHRAEPVIRSKDPKGKEIFWVGPPGVGQDAGPGTDFYAVAAGRVSITPLQVDLTRHAALDKLGQWLEETS, from the coding sequence TTGAATATTCTTCTGAGCAATGATGACGGTTACCTGGCGCCGGGGCTGCGTTGCCTGGCGGAGGCTATTGCCGATCTGGCGGAGATCACCATCGTTGCACCCGACCGCAATCGCAGTGGCGCCAGCAACTCGCTGACGCTGGATATGCCGCTGCGTGTGCACCAGGCGGGGCCGGGTGTGTTCTATGTCGAGGGGACGCCAACCGATTGTGTGCATCTGGCGATTACGGGTTTGCTCGATACCGAGCCGGACATGGTCATTTCGGGGATCAACGATGGCGCCAACCTCGGGGACGATGTGCTGTATTCCGGCACCGTGGCCGCGGCCATGGAAGGGCGTTTCCTAGGCTTGCCGACAATGGCGCTGTCGCTGGTCGGCGGCGGCAGCCGCTTGTTCGAGACTGCCGCCCGGGTCGCCAGGGATTTGCTGATTCGGCTGACTGAGAAACCGCTGCCTGCCGATACCATATTGAATATCAACGTGCCCGACCTGGCCTACGAAAAAATCTCATCCTCGGTGGTGACGCGCCTGGGTTACCGGCATCGCGCGGAACCGGTGATTCGCAGCAAGGATCCGAAAGGCAAAGAGATTTTCTGGGTTGGACCTCCCGGTGTCGGTCAGGACGCCGGTCCGGGTACGGATTTTTACGCGGTCGCAGCAGGTCGGGTTTCGATTACGCCGTTGCAGGTGGATCTGACCCGGCACGCGGCTCTCGACAAGCTGGGTCAGTGGCTGGAAGAAACGTCGTGA
- a CDS encoding Smr/MutS family protein yields MSGHDDEKSRFHKAMQDVRQLADKQRVEHGKPKPKATARFTRRDNAEVMRQSLSGPPLPGEIQTGEEMIYARPGLPGKVMRKLRRGQYAIESECDLHGLTAEQAKHVLVEFIDECLTMGSRCVRVVHGKGRGSGAAGPVIKPLVGSYLRRRAEVLAYATTLPAHGGNGAVYVLLK; encoded by the coding sequence ATGAGCGGACACGATGACGAAAAATCCCGGTTTCACAAAGCGATGCAGGATGTACGTCAATTGGCGGACAAGCAGCGCGTCGAACACGGCAAGCCGAAACCCAAAGCGACCGCCAGATTCACCCGCCGCGACAACGCAGAAGTCATGCGGCAAAGCCTGAGCGGTCCACCGCTGCCCGGCGAGATACAGACCGGCGAAGAAATGATCTATGCCCGCCCCGGCTTGCCAGGCAAAGTCATGCGTAAACTGCGCCGCGGCCAGTATGCGATTGAAAGCGAATGCGATCTGCACGGGCTGACCGCCGAGCAGGCGAAACATGTGCTGGTGGAATTTATCGACGAGTGCCTGACCATGGGTTCGCGCTGCGTGCGCGTTGTCCACGGCAAGGGGCGCGGTTCAGGCGCCGCCGGCCCGGTGATCAAGCCACTGGTGGGTAGTTACCTGCGTCGGCGGGCCGAGGTTCTGGCCTATGCCACAACACTGCCGGCCCACGGAGGCAACGGCGCAGTCTACGTACTGCTGAAATAA
- a CDS encoding enoyl-CoA hydratase/isomerase family protein, translating to MLEQIDHDDIREIRLARPPVNAIDAPMMLAIHAALKKAADDEVSGVVLSGRQGLFSAGLDIPSLLLLERQAIAEFWRSFFRVLKTLAGFPVPVFAAIGGHNPAGGTVLAIFCDRRIAAKGDFRMGLNEVAVGLALPPLIFYAYRLLLGQREAERLVVVGELISSAEALACGLVDELVEPDDVVATALGRLRRMLGVPRRAMLVTRKIARQPLLDIFDRLDESMVEAITDGWFSEETQTVLGELVSSLAKKKG from the coding sequence ATGCTGGAACAGATTGATCACGACGATATTCGGGAAATCCGCCTGGCGCGGCCGCCGGTCAACGCGATCGACGCGCCGATGATGCTGGCGATTCACGCCGCGCTGAAAAAAGCAGCCGATGACGAGGTCTCGGGAGTCGTGCTGTCCGGGCGGCAGGGTTTGTTTTCGGCCGGGCTCGATATTCCGTCCCTGTTGCTGCTGGAGCGGCAGGCGATCGCGGAATTCTGGCGGAGTTTTTTTCGCGTTCTGAAAACGCTGGCGGGTTTTCCGGTACCGGTTTTCGCCGCGATCGGCGGCCACAATCCGGCTGGAGGCACGGTTCTCGCAATTTTTTGTGACCGGCGCATCGCAGCCAAGGGCGATTTTCGGATGGGGCTCAATGAGGTGGCGGTCGGGCTGGCCCTGCCGCCGTTGATTTTTTATGCCTATCGTTTGCTGCTCGGCCAGCGAGAGGCGGAAAGGCTGGTCGTGGTCGGCGAGTTGATCAGCTCCGCTGAAGCGCTCGCCTGCGGGCTGGTCGATGAGCTCGTCGAACCCGACGATGTGGTGGCGACTGCGCTTGGCAGGTTACGCAGGATGCTCGGTGTGCCCAGGCGCGCGATGCTGGTGACCCGCAAGATCGCCCGTCAGCCATTACTGGATATTTTTGATCGGCTGGATGAAAGCATGGTCGAGGCGATCACCGATGGTTGGTTCAGCGAGGAGACCCAGACGGTCCTTGGTGAGCTGGTTTCTTCGCTTGCCAAGAAGAAGGGGTAA
- the ispF gene encoding 2-C-methyl-D-erythritol 2,4-cyclodiphosphate synthase — MRIGHGYDLHRFGAVGTAVSIRLAGVEMPHNQQIIAHSDGDVLIHALCDALLGAMCQGDIGQHFSDQAEHWRDTVSREFLCLIAELMGHQNYELENADLTLICEAPRIGLYRNRMCERIAEDLGVTVDRINVKATTAEGVGAVGRGEAIAAHAVVLLRRKTDAEV; from the coding sequence ATGCGGATCGGTCATGGTTATGATTTACACCGCTTTGGCGCGGTCGGGACGGCCGTCAGCATTCGATTAGCGGGTGTAGAAATGCCACATAATCAACAGATTATAGCGCATTCTGATGGTGATGTCTTAATTCATGCCTTGTGCGATGCCTTGCTGGGTGCAATGTGCCAGGGCGATATCGGGCAGCATTTTTCGGACCAGGCTGAACACTGGCGCGATACCGTGAGCCGGGAGTTTCTGTGCTTGATCGCGGAACTGATGGGCCACCAGAATTACGAATTGGAAAATGCCGATCTGACGTTGATCTGCGAAGCGCCGCGGATCGGCCTTTACCGCAACAGAATGTGCGAGCGCATTGCCGAAGATCTGGGGGTCACGGTTGACCGGATCAATGTCAAAGCGACGACCGCGGAAGGGGTCGGCGCGGTCGGTCGGGGCGAGGCCATTGCGGCGCACGCGGTCGTGCTGTTGCGCAGAAAAACCGATGCCGAGGTCTGA
- a CDS encoding 2-C-methyl-D-erythritol 4-phosphate cytidylyltransferase, whose protein sequence is MNEPRFWLVVPAAGTGRRLGAELPKQYREIGGRCMLAHALQAFADWGNLSGTVLAIDDGDRWFAGISGQLPLPVRTVAGGAERMHSVINAVQALQDEASEHDWVLVHDAARPCLCVDDLRRLLTESTGADGTGGLLASRVMDTLKKASGVGSQARAVSTMDRQGLWQAMTPQVFPYGLLRRALEAARKAGKVLGDEAAAMELAGHRPLLVEGRRDNIKVTEPADLALAQAILAGQGRN, encoded by the coding sequence ATGAACGAGCCGCGTTTTTGGCTGGTGGTGCCCGCGGCCGGGACCGGCCGGCGACTCGGCGCAGAGCTGCCGAAACAATACCGGGAGATCGGCGGCCGCTGCATGCTTGCGCATGCGTTGCAGGCCTTTGCCGATTGGGGCAACCTGTCTGGCACGGTGCTGGCGATCGATGACGGCGACCGCTGGTTTGCCGGCATCAGCGGGCAACTGCCGTTGCCGGTCAGGACGGTTGCCGGTGGCGCCGAGAGAATGCATTCCGTGATCAATGCTGTACAGGCTTTGCAAGATGAGGCCAGTGAGCATGACTGGGTGTTGGTCCACGATGCGGCGAGGCCCTGCCTTTGCGTGGACGATTTGCGTAGACTACTGACCGAATCGACCGGGGCTGACGGCACCGGTGGCTTGCTGGCGAGCCGGGTCATGGACACGCTGAAAAAAGCATCCGGCGTCGGCAGCCAGGCGCGGGCGGTGTCGACGATGGACCGCCAGGGTTTGTGGCAGGCGATGACCCCGCAAGTTTTCCCGTATGGCCTGCTGCGTCGGGCGCTGGAAGCCGCGCGGAAAGCGGGAAAAGTGCTGGGCGATGAGGCTGCCGCGATGGAGCTGGCCGGTCATCGGCCGTTGCTGGTCGAAGGCCGCCGCGACAATATCAAGGTGACCGAGCCCGCGGACCTGGCATTGGCGCAGGCCATACTGGCCGGACAAGGGAGGAATTGA
- the ftsB gene encoding cell division protein FtsB, with protein MRYLLVILLVLFLLLQYRLWISDEGMQEMWRLRELVSEQAARNIELERRNDALEAEVRDLRQGKDAVEERARSDLGMIRDQETFFQIVGDEYPATEPATGNADAADEKP; from the coding sequence ATGCGCTATCTCTTAGTAATCCTGCTGGTGCTGTTCTTGTTGCTTCAGTATCGCCTGTGGATCAGCGATGAGGGCATGCAGGAAATGTGGCGGTTGCGGGAACTGGTCAGTGAACAAGCCGCACGCAACATCGAGCTGGAACGACGCAATGACGCGCTGGAAGCGGAAGTGCGCGATCTTCGACAAGGCAAGGACGCGGTCGAGGAACGGGCGCGCAGCGATCTGGGCATGATTCGCGATCAGGAAACCTTTTTTCAGATCGTCGGCGATGAATACCCGGCCACAGAGCCCGCAACGGGCAATGCGGACGCGGCGGATGAAAAACCATGA
- the eno gene encoding phosphopyruvate hydratase — MSKIVEIRGREVIDSRGNPTVEADVRLDDGGFGRAIVPSGASTGAREAVELRDGDKNRYLGKGVLTAVAHVNGEIAAALNGAEASDQQAIDDCLCALDGSVNKARLGANALLAVSLATAKAAADSARLPLFRYLGGDEACGMPVPMMNIINGGAHADNSVDIQEFMILPLGAPVFAEALRYGVEVFHTLKSVLHGKGLSTAVGDEGGFAPDLPSNEAALEIVMQAIEQAGFEAGKDIFLGLDVASSEIFADGVYTLASENRQFDAAGFSDYLAGLADRYPIISIEDGMAESDWDGWKIHSAALGGKIQLVGDDIFVTNTKILAQGIERGIANAILIKPNQIGTLSETLAAIRMADDAGYAAVISHRSGETADATIADIAVATAATQIKTGSLCRSDRMAKYNQLLRIEEELGERAHYPGRAAFRA; from the coding sequence ATGAGCAAAATCGTTGAGATTCGCGGACGCGAAGTCATTGATTCACGTGGCAATCCCACGGTCGAGGCCGATGTCCGCCTGGACGACGGCGGCTTTGGCAGGGCGATTGTGCCATCGGGCGCTTCGACCGGCGCCCGGGAAGCAGTCGAATTGCGCGACGGCGATAAGAACCGGTATCTCGGTAAAGGCGTGTTGACGGCGGTGGCCCATGTGAATGGTGAAATTGCCGCTGCGCTGAACGGCGCCGAGGCGAGTGACCAGCAGGCGATAGACGATTGCCTGTGCGCTTTGGATGGCAGCGTGAACAAGGCGCGCCTGGGCGCTAACGCGCTGCTGGCCGTCTCGCTGGCCACGGCAAAAGCCGCTGCTGACAGCGCTCGCCTGCCGCTGTTCCGTTACCTGGGCGGCGATGAGGCTTGCGGCATGCCGGTGCCGATGATGAACATCATCAACGGTGGCGCGCATGCGGATAACAGCGTGGATATCCAGGAATTCATGATTCTGCCGCTGGGGGCGCCCGTTTTTGCCGAGGCGCTGCGTTATGGCGTCGAAGTTTTTCATACGCTGAAGTCGGTATTGCACGGCAAGGGACTGAGCACCGCGGTCGGCGACGAGGGTGGTTTTGCGCCCGACCTGCCATCCAACGAGGCGGCCCTGGAAATCGTCATGCAGGCAATCGAACAAGCCGGGTTCGAGGCCGGCAAGGATATTTTCCTGGGTCTGGATGTGGCGAGTTCCGAGATTTTTGCCGACGGCGTGTATACGTTGGCATCGGAAAACCGGCAATTCGATGCGGCCGGATTTTCCGATTATCTCGCTGGTCTCGCGGACCGCTACCCCATCATCAGCATTGAAGACGGCATGGCCGAGAGCGATTGGGACGGCTGGAAAATTCACAGCGCGGCGCTGGGCGGGAAGATTCAATTGGTCGGCGACGATATTTTTGTGACCAATACGAAAATTCTGGCGCAGGGTATCGAACGGGGTATTGCCAATGCGATCCTGATAAAGCCGAACCAGATAGGCACGCTTAGCGAAACGCTGGCGGCAATCCGCATGGCGGACGATGCCGGCTACGCAGCGGTGATTTCTCACCGCTCGGGTGAGACCGCCGATGCCACGATCGCCGATATCGCGGTGGCGACGGCGGCCACGCAAATCAAGACCGGCTCGCTGTGCCGGTCCGACCGGATGGCAAAATACAACCAGTTGTTGCGTATCGAGGAAGAACTCGGTGAGCGGGCGCACTATCCGGGGCGCGCCGCTTTCCGGGCGTAG
- the kdsA gene encoding 3-deoxy-8-phosphooctulonate synthase, with product MKLCDFKVGIDQPLFLIAGPCVIESLELNLETAGRMQEICKRLSVPFIFKSSFDKANRTSVGSYRGLGIEKGLRILAEIRDQLKVPVLTDVHEDTPLDEVAAVVDVMQTPAFLCRQTNFIVNVASQNKPVNIKKGQFLSPWEMVNVVEKARSTGNEAIMVCERGFSFGYNNLVSDMRSLAVMRGTGCPVVFDATHSVQLPGGKGSASGGQREFIPVLARAAVAAGVSGLFMETHPNPDKALSDGPNAWPLERMEALLAVLTELDRVVKATPMEEQPLLRC from the coding sequence GTGAAGCTTTGCGATTTCAAGGTTGGCATAGACCAACCGCTGTTTTTGATCGCCGGGCCCTGCGTAATAGAGAGCCTGGAGCTCAATCTTGAAACCGCCGGGCGCATGCAGGAAATCTGCAAGCGGCTGTCGGTGCCGTTTATTTTCAAATCGTCTTTCGACAAGGCGAACCGCACGTCGGTGGGCAGCTACCGTGGGCTGGGTATCGAGAAAGGATTGCGGATTCTTGCCGAAATACGCGACCAGCTCAAAGTGCCGGTACTGACCGATGTGCACGAAGATACGCCGCTGGATGAAGTGGCCGCGGTCGTGGATGTGATGCAGACACCGGCTTTCCTGTGCCGGCAGACCAATTTCATCGTAAACGTTGCGAGCCAGAACAAGCCGGTGAATATCAAGAAAGGGCAGTTCCTGTCGCCGTGGGAAATGGTCAATGTTGTGGAAAAGGCGCGCTCGACCGGTAACGAAGCCATCATGGTTTGTGAGCGCGGCTTCAGTTTCGGTTATAACAACCTGGTGTCCGATATGCGCTCACTGGCGGTAATGCGCGGCACCGGCTGCCCGGTCGTTTTTGACGCAACGCACTCGGTGCAGTTACCCGGTGGCAAAGGCAGTGCATCCGGCGGGCAGCGAGAATTTATCCCGGTGCTGGCACGCGCCGCGGTTGCGGCCGGGGTGTCCGGTCTGTTCATGGAGACCCATCCCAATCCGGATAAAGCGCTTAGCGATGGTCCCAATGCTTGGCCGCTGGAGCGGATGGAGGCTTTGCTCGCGGTCCTGACGGAACTGGATCGGGTAGTCAAAGCGACGCCGATGGAGGAGCAACCGCTGCTCCGGTGTTAG
- a CDS encoding CTP synthase: MTRFVFVTGGVVSSLGKGIAAASLGAILEARGLKISMMKLDPYINVDPGTMSPFQHGEVFVTRDGTETDLDLGHYERFVRTTTTRDSNFTTGKIYESVIAKERRGEYLGATVQVIPHITDEIKECVLRGAGDADVCMVEIGGTVGDIESLPFLEAIRQLGVELGPEHVLYMHLTLVPYIATSSEMKTKPTQHSVKELRSIGIQPDVLICRSDRPISGEQRRKIALFTNVAEKAVISCVDSDDIYKIPMLLHEQGLDEIVAKKLGLDAGPVDLSEWQAVVDAKINTEAEISVALVGKYVDFKDSYLSLSEALTHAGLKTRTRVNIHYIEAHRLDDGEVSALVGMDAILIPGGFGERGVKGKIIAAQYARENSVPFLGICLGLQVAVIEFARNVAGLDDAHSSEFKPGTPHPVIALLTEWQDLGGQIEERDEDSDLGGSMRLGAQECRLKTGSQVQLIYGSETIMERHRHRYEFNNNYMQRLEDAGMLFSGLSIDGLVEMIEIPEHPWFVACQFHPEFTSTPRDGHPLFAGFVKAARSFHLEQMPEAVHA; the protein is encoded by the coding sequence ATGACCCGATTTGTTTTTGTTACTGGTGGTGTAGTTTCCTCTCTGGGTAAAGGAATTGCGGCGGCTTCACTGGGCGCGATCCTGGAAGCGCGCGGGCTGAAAATCAGCATGATGAAGCTGGACCCGTATATCAACGTGGATCCAGGCACCATGAGCCCTTTCCAGCACGGTGAGGTTTTTGTCACCCGCGATGGCACGGAAACCGATCTCGATCTCGGCCATTACGAGCGTTTTGTGCGCACGACCACGACCCGCGACAGCAATTTTACCACCGGCAAGATCTATGAGTCCGTGATCGCCAAGGAACGGCGTGGCGAATACCTGGGCGCGACCGTCCAGGTTATTCCTCATATCACCGACGAGATCAAGGAATGCGTGCTGCGCGGCGCCGGCGATGCCGATGTTTGCATGGTGGAAATCGGTGGTACCGTTGGCGATATCGAGTCGCTGCCGTTTTTGGAAGCCATTCGTCAGCTCGGTGTGGAGCTGGGGCCGGAGCATGTGCTCTACATGCACCTTACCTTGGTCCCGTACATCGCAACCTCATCGGAAATGAAAACCAAACCCACACAGCACTCGGTCAAGGAGCTGCGTTCTATCGGTATCCAGCCCGATGTGCTGATTTGCCGTTCAGACCGTCCGATCTCGGGTGAGCAGCGGCGCAAGATCGCGTTGTTTACCAATGTTGCTGAAAAAGCGGTTATTTCCTGCGTGGATTCGGATGACATCTACAAGATCCCGATGCTCCTGCATGAACAAGGTCTGGACGAGATCGTCGCCAAAAAACTGGGGCTCGATGCAGGTCCGGTCGACCTCAGCGAGTGGCAGGCGGTTGTCGACGCCAAGATAAACACGGAGGCTGAAATCAGCGTTGCATTGGTTGGCAAATATGTGGATTTCAAGGATTCGTATCTTTCGCTTAGCGAGGCGCTGACCCACGCCGGGTTAAAAACCCGCACGCGAGTCAATATTCATTACATCGAGGCACACAGGCTGGACGATGGTGAGGTGTCTGCGCTGGTGGGCATGGATGCGATCCTGATTCCGGGCGGCTTTGGCGAGCGCGGTGTCAAAGGGAAAATCATCGCGGCACAGTACGCGCGCGAAAACAGCGTCCCTTTCCTGGGCATTTGCCTGGGCTTGCAGGTTGCCGTGATCGAATTCGCCAGGAACGTCGCCGGGCTGGACGACGCACACAGCTCTGAATTCAAACCGGGCACGCCGCATCCGGTAATCGCATTGCTGACTGAATGGCAGGACCTGGGTGGCCAGATCGAGGAGCGCGACGAAGATTCGGACCTCGGCGGCAGCATGCGTCTGGGCGCACAGGAATGCCGGCTGAAGACCGGTTCGCAGGTGCAGCTCATCTATGGCAGCGAAACCATCATGGAGCGCCACCGCCACCGCTACGAATTCAACAACAACTATATGCAACGACTGGAAGACGCGGGCATGTTGTTTTCCGGCCTGTCGATCGACGGCCTCGTTGAGATGATCGAAATCCCCGAACATCCCTGGTTCGTCGCCTGTCAGTTTCACCCGGAATTTACCTCGACGCCGCGCGACGGGCACCCACTGTTCGCCGGCTTTGTCAAAGCCGCGCGTAGCTTCCACCTTGAACAGATGCCCGAGGCTGTACACGCGTGA